A genomic window from Salvia miltiorrhiza cultivar Shanhuang (shh) chromosome 5, IMPLAD_Smil_shh, whole genome shotgun sequence includes:
- the LOC131024675 gene encoding uncharacterized protein At5g41620-like isoform X1: MERGEESGEEKAEFLWEKLRNVGKRGHSTPAASFWRRKELHDTLGIISSRKLAAAFWELHQYKPLTNMRRRLTAPPPPTLPESWSNSRRRVADLLRQHHRSIETSSHATQTVSPSSCSSSMEIALCNPATSPSSIELKGRNGELTYSFRTSTEVLRVLNRVWSLEEQHVSNMSLIKALKKELGRARFHAKELVRDQQGGRHEMVELMKNITGGGGKPVRKSKAKVESTRDDELEHERKLRKQSETLQRKLAQELYEVKRSVASVSKELEKERTSRSFLEELCDELAWAVRDCEKDQRQKSDSDLGERGDHDQLILRISQAWLDERMQQHQTIQNERNGNQMVGNPMYRRSSLESIPINMGASARQEEDDDDDGSSSSHSTCFEVDKINECSLKPQGQKLQENHFEEMLKIKEFKEKLESSDRRALSPSRLQAKFEEHMARAMSHGKIGISHKAEAVKRNTCDDISELDSNHAINNLIRYYHSFSENGMPVNKDDATLRKSSQSPVREWTQKRPARESETTSKFLPELKECTLRGKLFEARSEGQKSRSRQRASIYPSRGE, translated from the exons atggaaagGGGCGAGGAAAGTGGGGAAGAAAAGGCAGAATTTCTGTGGGAGAAGTTGAGGAATGTAGGAAAGAGAGGGCATTCGACTCCTGCAGCTTCATTTTGGAGAAGGAAGGAATTGCACGACACTTTGGGGATAATTTCATCGAGAAAACTTGCCGCTGCTTTCTGGGAGCTCCATCAATACAAGCCACTCACTAACATGCGCCGCCGCCTCACTGCCCCTCCGCCGCCTACTCTG CCTGAAAGTTGGAGTAATTCGAGGAGGCGTGTTGCTGACTTACTAAGGCAGCATCATCGATCAATTGAAACAAGTAGTCATGCTACACAAACTGTGTCACCTTCGAGTTGTAGCAGTTCAATGGAG ATTGCACTTTGTAACCCTGCTACCTCTCCCAGCTCAATCGAATTAAAAGGGAGAAACGGAGAGCTAACTTATAGCTTCAGAACATCGACAGAAGTGCTTAGAGTTTTGAACCGTGTGTGGAGCCTGGAGGAGCAGCATGTTTCCAACATGTCTCTCATCAAAGCGCTGAAGAAAGAGTTGGGTCGCGCTCGTTTTCATGCAAAAGAGTTGGTTAGAGATCAGCAAGGTGGTCGACATGAAATGGTTGAACTGATGAAGAATATCACTGGAGGTGGAGGCAAACCAGTCAGAAAAAGCAAGGCTAAAGTTGAGTCCACACGAGATGATGAACTTGAGCACGAGAGGAAGTTGAGGAAGCAATCGGAGACCTTACAAAGAAAGTTAGCTCAGGAGCTTTATGAGGTTAAGCGTTCTGTAGCTAGCGTTTCTAAGGAACTGGAGAAAGAAAGGACTTCGCGTAGTTTCTTGGAAGAGCTTTGCGATGAGTTAGCATGGGCAGTGAGAGATTGTGAAAAGGATCAGAGGCAGAAATCTGACAGTGATTTGGGTGAGAGAGGCGATCATGATCAGTTGATTCTTCGTATATCTCAAGCGTGGCTTGATGAACGGATGCAGCAACATCAGACCATCCAGAATGAAAGAAATGGCAACCAAATGGTAGGGAATCCCATGTATCGGAGAAGCTCACTGGAATCAATCCCAATTAACATGGGAGCTAGTGCTCGtcaagaggaagatgatgatgatgatggatCCTCAAGTAGTCATTCTACTTGTTTTGAGGTGGACAAAATAAATGAATGCAGCTTGAAACCGCAAGGACAGAAACTTCAAGAAAATCATTTTGAGGAAATGCTGAAGATAAAAGAGTTTAAGGAAAAACTCGAGTCTTCTGATAGGAGAGCATTGAGTCCATCGAGGTTGCAGGCGAAGTTTGAGGAACATATGGCTCGAGCAATGTCACATGGTAAAATAGGGATTTCACACAAGGCTGAAGCAGTGAAAAGAAATACTTGTGATGATATAAGTGAACTGGATTCGAACCATGCTATCAACAATCTAATCAGATATTACCATTCGTTTTCAGAAAATGGAATGCCAGTTAATAAAGATGATGCAACCTTGAGAAAGAGTTCCCAAAGTCCAGTACGCGAATGGACTCAAAAACGGCCAGCTCGGGAATCAGAGACAACATCCAAATTTCTCCCTGAATTGAAGGAATGTACCCTGAGAGGAAAGCTATTTGAAGCAAGGTCGGAGGGTCAGAAATCACGCTCACGCCAGAGAGCTTCCATTTACCCTTCCAGAGGTGAATGA
- the LOC131024676 gene encoding uncharacterized protein LOC131024676, with product MESKRLEMFEVGPCKDGFEMGFLIGERFSSMIKSRLENDVILQKQMLPFAESPHSNPLLTSLSQTNKKKYPIYWDELKGTAQGSGAPFLHIMLLNFRKEILPFIPKADATNDDCTDILVVAESMAVAAHNEDANVALLGHTYLIKGNLESGASFTAYTYAGELPTCAFGFNTHGLAFTLNSVPPTRHEIAAGGIGRNFISRDLLQAQNLDDALARLYTSEASVGHSYNLIDVNTRRILNVETASRNRCSVHEVGSLPFFHANTYLHLQVQQEQDDNSLSRQKRATVLPTGSTSDFLALLGDNDDTKYPIYMTGPLLHTLCTVVVDLDRKTLSIIEGNPKEREASFVFPMS from the exons ATGGAATCGAAAAGGCTGGAAATGTTTGAAGTTGGTCCGTGCAAAGATGGATTTGAGATGGGTTTTCTGATCGGTGAAAGATTCTCGAGCATGATCAAAAGCAGGCTTGAAAACGATGTAATTCTGCAGAAGCAGATGCTCCCATTTGCAGAGTCTCCACATTCAAACCCACTCCTCACATCCCTCTCCCAAACCAATAAGAAAAAGTACCCCATCTACTGGGATGAGCTCAAAGGAACTGCTCAAGGAAGCGGCGCACCCTTCCTCCACATAATGCTGCTCAATTTCCGGAAAGAGATACTCCCCTTTATTCCCAAGGCGGATGCTACCAATGATGACTGCACTGACATTCTTGTTGTTGCTGAATCCATGGCTGTGGCAGCCCACAACGAGGACGCCAACGTCGCCCTGCTCGGGCATAC TTACTTGATTAAGGGGAATCTGGAAAGTGGAGCATCCTTCACTGCTTACACCTATGCAGGCGAGCTCCCCACCTGTGCTTTCGGCTTCAATACTCATGGACTG GCTTTTACGCTGAATTCAGTCCCGCCTACGAGGCACGAGATTGCAGCAGGAGGGATTGGAAGGAACTTCATCTCGAGGGACTTGCTCCAAGCACAAAACTTAGATGATGCCTTGGCA AGGCTTTATACTTCAGAAGCTTCTGTGGGGCATAGCTACAATCTGATCGATGTCAACACACGGAGGATTTTGAATGTAGAAACAGCGTCAAGAAATCGCTGCTCGGTTCATGAAGTAGGATCACTGCCATTCTTCCATGCCAATACGTACCTTCACCTTCAAGTTCAGCAG GAACAAGATGATAACTCATTGAGCAGACAAAAAAGAGCCACTGTGCTGCCCACGGGATCGACAAGTGACTTTCTCGCTCTCCTTGGGGACAACGACGACACAAAATATCCTATTTACATGACAG GTCCATTACTTCACACCTTATGCACAGTTGTGGTAGATTTGGATAGAAAAACTCTTTCGATTATAGAAGGGAACCCCAAGGAAAGAGAAGCCTCATTTGTCTTCCCCATGTCATGA
- the LOC131024674 gene encoding pentatricopeptide repeat-containing protein At2g15690, mitochondrial, producing the protein MASPLSSIFRARFPFTTSSIYKVRPSPPFISISQTLIRYPVIRALSTSALPGDFHLPDPQSPAPSFNFNQNPGNQGAPRNNDFGNPTGQRNNNFQNNQGYDAGYGNSNGGVNRGYPNQGSFSPGQGVNPSPNFPEQGVRQNQRYPPNSRTNMVRDNVNQWGNNQNQGPRSYSSPNLARDNNQNQGYAPSSNPNLVRDNANQWSNNQNQGYAANPTPNLERGYPQQGGFQNQGYPQNPNRPSGVGGGGVNQGRNSYNAQPQQQNQNQWGSHGQAVANDNRGPATMEQSASTVGTLVVNLFSLCREGKLKEAIEHMDQGVLADAECFSLLFQMCGNLKKFEEAKKVHDYFLRSVHRGDLELTNKVLDMYSKCGSMTDARRVFDHMLDRTMDSWHLMLNGYAANGLGDDGLALFEQMKTTGLPPNGETFLAVLEACANADAIEEGFIYFDSMKTDYGISPGIEHYVGLLGVLGKSGHLAEAQGYIESLPFEPSAVFWEALMNYARIHGDIELEDHAEELLVSLDPSKAVTNKIPTPPKKHSRLNMLVGRNRILEFRNPTLYKDDEKLMAANQPQAYVPDTRYVLHDIDQEAKEQALLYHSERLAIAYGLISTPARQPLRIIKNLRVCGDCHNAIKIMSRVVGRELIVRDNKRFHHFKDGKCSCNDYW; encoded by the coding sequence ATGGCGTCGCCGTTATCTTCCATTTTCCGAGCTCGATTCCCCTTTACCACTTCATCTATCTACAAGGTACGCCCTTCCCCCCCTTTCATTTCAATTTCCCAAACCCTAATCCGATACCCGGTGATCAGAGCTCTCTCCACCTCCGCCCTTCCCGGTGATTTCCATCTTCCAGATCCCCAGTCGCCTGCTCCTTCCTTCAATTTCAATCAGAATCCCGGCAATCAGGGCGCCCCCCGGAATAATGATTTCGGGAACCCTACCGGTCAGAGGAACAATAATTTCCAGAATAATCAGGGTTATGATGCCGGTTACGGTAATAGTAATGGCGGTGTGAATCGGGGTTATCCGAATCAAGGGAGTTTCAGTCCGGGTCAAGGAGTAAACCCCAGCCCTAATTTTCCAGAACAGGGGGTTCGGCAGAACCAGAGGTATCCGCCGAACTCGAGAACGAATATGGTGAGGGATAATGTTAATCAGTGGGGTAATAACCAGAATCAAGGACCTAGGTCGTACTCGAGCCCGAATTTGGCGAGGGACAATAATCAGAATCAAGGATATGCGCCGAGTTCGAACCCAAATTTGGTGAGAGATAACGCTAATCAGTGGAGCAATAATCAGAATCAAGGATATGCAGCGAATCCAACCCCGAATTTGGAGAGGGGTTATCCTCAACAAGGCGGATTTCAGAACCAGGGTTATCCGCAAAACCCTAATCGGCCTAGTGGTGTTGGTGGCGGTGGTGTGAATCAAGGGAGAAATAGCTATAACGCTCAACCTCAACAGCAAAACCAGAATCAGTGGGGATCACATGGGCAGGCTGTGGCAAATGATAATCGAGGTCCAGCCACGATGGAACAGTCAGCCAGCACGGTTGGGACTCTTGTTGTCAACTTGTTTAGTTTGTGCAGAGAGGGTAAGCTTAAGGAAGCAATTGAACACATGGATCAGGGGGTGCTTGCGGATGCTGAGTGTTTTAGTTTGCTTTTTCAGATGTGTGGGAACTTAAAGAAGTTTGAGGAGGCGAAGAAAGTGCATGATTACTTCTTGAGGTCGGTGCATAGGGGTGATCTCGAATTAACAAATAAGGTGCTTGACATGTACTCAAAGTGTGGAAGTATGACGGATGCACGAAGAGTTTTTGATCATATGCTTGATAGGACTATGGATTCTTGGCACTTGATGCTTAATGGGTATGCAGCTAATGGTCTTGGTGATGATGGTTTGGCATTGTTTGAGCAGATGAAGACGACTGGTTTACCACCGAATGGGGAGACTTTTCTTGCTGTTTTAGAAGCTTGTGCTAATGCTGATGCTATTGAAGAGGGATTcatatattttgattcaatgAAGACTGACTATGGGATTTCTCCTGGAATCGAACATTATGTGGGACTTTTAGGTGTTCTTGGTAAGTCGGGACATCTTGCTGAGGCTCAGGGGTATATAGAGTCTCTTCCGTTTGAACCTAGTGCTGTTTTTTGGGAGGCATTGATGAACTATGCTCGTATACATGGAGATATTGAGCTTGAAGATCATGCTGAGGAGTTGTTGGTCAGTCTCGACCCTTCAAAGGCTGTCACAAACAAGATCCCGACTCCTCCAAAGAAGCACTCCCGGCTCAACATGCTCGTGGGGAGAAACAGGATACTGGAGTTCCGAAATCCTACTCTCTACAAGGATGACGAGAAGTTGATGGCTGCGAACCAACCTCAAGCTTATGTGCCTGACACAAGATACGTTCTTCATGACATTGATCAGGAAGCAAAGGAGCAGGCATTACTCTACCATAGTGAGCGTCTAGCAATTGCTTATGGTCTGATTAGCACTCCAGCAAGGCAGCCCCTGCGAATCATTAAGAACCTTCGTGTATGTGGTGACTGTCACAATGCTATAAAGATCATGTCCAGAGTTGTTGGGAGGGAGTTGATTGTGAGAGACAATAAACGGTTCCATCATTTCAAGGATGGCAAATGCTCTTGCAACGACTACTGGTAA
- the LOC131024675 gene encoding uncharacterized protein At5g41620-like isoform X2: MERGEESGEEKAEFLWEKLRNVGKRGHSTPAASFWRRKELHDTLGIISSRKLAAAFWELHQYKPLTNMRRRLTAPPPPTLPESWSNSRRRVADLLRQHHRSIETSSHATQTVSPSSCSSSMEIALCNPATSPSSIELKGRNGELTYSFRTSTEVLRVLNRVWSLEEQHVSNMSLIKALKKELGRARFHAKELVRDQQGGRHEMVELMKNITGGGGKPVRKSKAKVESTRDDELEHERKLRKQSETLQRKLAQELYEVKRSVASVSKELEKERTSRSFLEELCDELAWAVRDCEKDQRQKSDSDLGERGDHDQLILRISQAWLDERMQQHQTIQNERNGNQMVGNPMYRRSSLESIPINMGASARQEEDDDDDGSSSSHSTCFEVDKINECSLKPQGQKLQENHFEEMLKIKEFKEKLESSDRRALSPSRLQAKFEEHMARAMSHENGMPVNKDDATLRKSSQSPVREWTQKRPARESETTSKFLPELKECTLRGKLFEARSEGQKSRSRQRASIYPSRGE, translated from the exons atggaaagGGGCGAGGAAAGTGGGGAAGAAAAGGCAGAATTTCTGTGGGAGAAGTTGAGGAATGTAGGAAAGAGAGGGCATTCGACTCCTGCAGCTTCATTTTGGAGAAGGAAGGAATTGCACGACACTTTGGGGATAATTTCATCGAGAAAACTTGCCGCTGCTTTCTGGGAGCTCCATCAATACAAGCCACTCACTAACATGCGCCGCCGCCTCACTGCCCCTCCGCCGCCTACTCTG CCTGAAAGTTGGAGTAATTCGAGGAGGCGTGTTGCTGACTTACTAAGGCAGCATCATCGATCAATTGAAACAAGTAGTCATGCTACACAAACTGTGTCACCTTCGAGTTGTAGCAGTTCAATGGAG ATTGCACTTTGTAACCCTGCTACCTCTCCCAGCTCAATCGAATTAAAAGGGAGAAACGGAGAGCTAACTTATAGCTTCAGAACATCGACAGAAGTGCTTAGAGTTTTGAACCGTGTGTGGAGCCTGGAGGAGCAGCATGTTTCCAACATGTCTCTCATCAAAGCGCTGAAGAAAGAGTTGGGTCGCGCTCGTTTTCATGCAAAAGAGTTGGTTAGAGATCAGCAAGGTGGTCGACATGAAATGGTTGAACTGATGAAGAATATCACTGGAGGTGGAGGCAAACCAGTCAGAAAAAGCAAGGCTAAAGTTGAGTCCACACGAGATGATGAACTTGAGCACGAGAGGAAGTTGAGGAAGCAATCGGAGACCTTACAAAGAAAGTTAGCTCAGGAGCTTTATGAGGTTAAGCGTTCTGTAGCTAGCGTTTCTAAGGAACTGGAGAAAGAAAGGACTTCGCGTAGTTTCTTGGAAGAGCTTTGCGATGAGTTAGCATGGGCAGTGAGAGATTGTGAAAAGGATCAGAGGCAGAAATCTGACAGTGATTTGGGTGAGAGAGGCGATCATGATCAGTTGATTCTTCGTATATCTCAAGCGTGGCTTGATGAACGGATGCAGCAACATCAGACCATCCAGAATGAAAGAAATGGCAACCAAATGGTAGGGAATCCCATGTATCGGAGAAGCTCACTGGAATCAATCCCAATTAACATGGGAGCTAGTGCTCGtcaagaggaagatgatgatgatgatggatCCTCAAGTAGTCATTCTACTTGTTTTGAGGTGGACAAAATAAATGAATGCAGCTTGAAACCGCAAGGACAGAAACTTCAAGAAAATCATTTTGAGGAAATGCTGAAGATAAAAGAGTTTAAGGAAAAACTCGAGTCTTCTGATAGGAGAGCATTGAGTCCATCGAGGTTGCAGGCGAAGTTTGAGGAACATATGGCTCGAGCAATGTCACATG AAAATGGAATGCCAGTTAATAAAGATGATGCAACCTTGAGAAAGAGTTCCCAAAGTCCAGTACGCGAATGGACTCAAAAACGGCCAGCTCGGGAATCAGAGACAACATCCAAATTTCTCCCTGAATTGAAGGAATGTACCCTGAGAGGAAAGCTATTTGAAGCAAGGTCGGAGGGTCAGAAATCACGCTCACGCCAGAGAGCTTCCATTTACCCTTCCAGAGGTGAATGA